The DNA segment AAAACAATGGTTCAGCCGTAAACAGCATTGCATATTCAGAGGTGAATGGCCTAAAGGACAGACAACAGAGCTCCAATTTGACACAAAAGAAGGATGTGCTGCCAAATGACTTTACTCTTTCAGGCATTTCGTCGAACACATCAAGGGAATCAAAGAAGGAAAAGGATCCAATACCTGCTGTGCCAAATAATACTATTGCTTCTTCAACCTTGCTTGTGACTCCTAAACCTTCAGATCGTGTAGCCGGATCGAACACATCAAGAGAATTCAACAAGGAAAAGGATTCGACGTCTGCTGCTGCTTCTGCGGCTAGAGGATGTCCTGTTTTTACTGCTTCAACCGTGCTTGTGGCACTTAAACCTTCAGATCGCGCAGCTGGATTGAACACAAAAAGAGAACTAAACAAGGAGAAGGATTCGGCCTCTGTAGTAGAATTTTCTGGTGCTGTTAGAGGAACTTCTGTGGCTAATGATTTTTTCATAGATGCTGCAGTTCGAGGTACGATTCAATTGCTTACATATTTAGTCTACTTAAATCTGAACTAATTAATTTTGTAGCTACAAGCACAACGATCACTGATGCTGAGTTTCATGATCAGGTTTCGAAGATCACATAACATGGACTGCAGACTCATCAGATGTATGATTGCAGTTTGAATGCTGCTATCATTTAAATCTCTAATTTTCTTTCATGCGCAGGAACTAATTCTCATCAGAATGAATATAGAGATTGAGTTGTAAAATAGAGGTTTATGTGTGTGTTTGTATATATAGAGTGtttaatttgaaaagaaaatacAGAGGAATTTCAAGCACGCGGTTAATAGTTCTAGTTACACATTTATATGAAAAGTCTGAatacattttaagatccctaatTTGTCCAAAAACTCACTTTAAGATATTATAACTAATAACGCATCTTGTTTATAACTCTTTAAATACTATGTGGCAATACGTGATTAGAAGCACATGATAATAGGGATAATAGGGGTTAGTTGTAATGTTTTGAAGTTTCGACCACGCTCCGCCACATAACATTTGAAGGATTATTTGTTTTCAATAAATAAGTGTTTTGAAGTTTCGACCACGCTCCACCACATAACATTTAAAGGATTATTTGTGTTCAATAAACAAGTTGTAATGTTTTAAAGTTCACGGTAACTTGCAGCTTTTGAACAACCTGAGAGGGCTGTGAAAAGAAATTTGTTCAGACGAAGATTGTGATTTTTCGTTTTACAAAAAACGAGAATCGTTTAGTTTGGTACTataaaaatgaccgttaacgaactctaaattgaaaattctaagaattaaaattatttagtatCACATTTATtatgaaaccaaattttttatttttcaaaatcacaatttttggaattttctctctttaaacatTTAATTTTTCTCTTCTCACAAAATAACACCTAAATAATTTCAAgggcaaagtacgaaaaaaatgctcgtGGTTTGCCTTGTTTGCGAATAGAggtccgtggtttaaaagtttgcaaataaaagtatgtggtatgttttttttacaaaacaaagtatttaaaattacattattaaGTAATCGATGATAATAAGAgcagtttttttaaaaaaatttcagttacatttatatatattgacaaaatacAGATACTAATATCAAATTACAACTGTAAAataaacttaaatatcaatttagttaatAAACTGTCAGtttagtaaaaaacgtaaaattccaaCATATTATTGATTTTTTCGATTTAAAAAGTTGTTTTTTTTCGGGGGTTGTGTTAtgctgatatgtaagaataatttttttaagataaaaatgtttttgattgtaatcagaacttaactgtgtaattgtaatactttgttttgtaaataaaacataccacagacctttttttgtaaacttttaaaccacacgcCCCTGTTTGCAAAATGGAcaaaccacaagcatttttttcgtactttcccctaatttcaaattaaaaactcgaaaaattaaaatgtttaGAAATTTTTCAAGTATTTGAATTTTTAGATACcaatttgacaaaaataaaaatagaggtgtttttttaaaactttatCCTAAAAAAAGTTTGAGTTACACACCATTATTTAGGGCCCTGTTTGGTTCAGATGTTAACTAATAATTGTTGtggttgttgttagctgtttgtcgTTGCAgtaagttgttagctgtttgttattagttgtgtaattactagtgtttggtgaaattatattgaactgttgctgttcggatttaaaatgtctaaaatttacatgttttaaattaatcaatgatgaaattataaaagggaaaatgtgaTAACATTTACAACTAgcaataattttactcttaacgtttaaaatgatgtaattttacctataacactggcagctaagagcaattttaccactaacattGGTAAGTTGAGTCGATTTCAtgtattattagaaaacatagatattttatttgttattctacaccaattgcacatatcagTAGCTATAAAAAAagagattttatatttttttgtgatttaataatagaattaaaaattaatatttataaattcggcgaaatatttgaaatttttgtccaactcgtacaaaagacaatatttttttaattttcttaaaaaacAAATTCACGTctatcatatgtttgtgatctgttactaacaatgataaaatggtgcacatgtgaagtgtagatgacaatattcatgaccaaaaagacatactgataaattatttctcaaactgACTCTACTtgttaatgttaggggtaaaattacttttgactaccaatattaggggtataattgcaccattttagacattaagggtaaaattgcttctagcTATAAATGAAagggatatttttgcattttatactattataaaataaaaaatgtgttacacaaattaataaaaataatctatgtaaaaaataaaaaatttattgaacgcaacaaaaccttgttctttcggtaattatgttatagaaatataaataatgttaaagaataaacatattttgtgaaaataagaaggatacttttgtcaataataaataactaaaaacaATTGTTTATAAAAAGCGTTTTGAGAAAATAttaaacgttgcggttatataaacctaactaaacgctatatttcctgcggtttggaatgaaacgctaaacgctcatccaaaaagctgaaacaaacaccctgtTAGGTTTTTAAAATTTGGTAGATAATAGTGATTCTTGAAACATTTGTAAATAGTGCgaccttctttgtcaccataaGAACACTGAGTAACCTTTTTTCCATATTGCTTGTCGGATGAAAATTATGTGTTCTTTATGCTTtggtaaaattgatattagaTCAGCTGGTGCTACTTGAACAACTGCTCCTTCAATATGTCTTTCATGTTGTATCACAAGATTAAAAATACGATCTATAGTAGATAATGGTTCCATCATTAATATTTGTCCTTTGACTAAACCAAAATTATCATTGAGTTCGGTTAAGAACTTGATTATAAAATCTTGATCCTCATACGCGGGCAAATTACAAATATAGTCCAAATAAAGAGAtctatttacatatctaactcatTTTGCTttcatctcaccaaattagacactttcatctattttggacaaaattatccttagttctattcgatcgtgttgaaacatctttccacataattttgatttgacaaaattgtttaagtataatatatatacatattctaaacacactaagtttaaatgctttgatttaattctactaatgtgtttgttcaatgttgagttaaaatattataagacataagaatcgaaaggcccaagcccattacggaagccaaggcccaagtcaaacaactcagtacactcggcccgcgtatgtcaagacgttgccgtttttgttcaaaacgcaactcagcaatcggaaggatctagaagaccttcgggaacaactttaagatgaagctgctaagtagtctcgacaaagcgtacaagacagcagctagcaaaggaaaacttccagacaaagtgtttcctcttttagcaaagttcagacgacacagtatgctgtccagttgactttaccataaaaggagagaccatctgctgagctgaccgaggacagaagatacacgattgtgattggtcgagagctctgtacaagtcaggatgacaacgacacatagccgtttccctccaacggttattttgaaattcgaaatgaccgacgacccagacgtctctataaatagtgccatcacaagcttcgcAAGagatagaacttgatcaagccattacgctgatcaaatctctacaagttctgcaagcaagaagcaaagcaaaattcttacactacatttctcatatctgtgtaaaagtctagagtgattgtaaatcgtctaaagtgtcttagcacatctttgtattaggacaaaacacttatcatttctagagatagaaaggagaggctgagtactcggttttaagtactcagtggagagattaggattgagtagaagtatagaggaatgtactcttgtcatactcaattgctgatattgtaaaaggtttgaggctctacctttaaagagctcagtagagtatttgaaatctcggaacgtgttccggggacaggacgtaggcttagaagaagccgaacctggataaatctgctgagtgaagtatttcttaccttaactccttatttatattgcttgctttaaataatcaaaactgaccaagtaaagaggtcaagttgagttgtgcgcgttgaacgtctgagctcaggaatagactctaagtgctatctcctgactcaagctaagaaactgacctagtcacctgttgactaagccagtatcttactgtttactcagcgccgctgttcaaaccttttctttagaaaaagaagtctgcctaaattgcaaaaaaagtttaaatagttcctaacccccccccccttggaaattgtatgtttttagtTTATACGTCTGCTTTTCTTACTGGTCATGCCTCTTTCTTAATCTATaacggtatcgtttcaatttcctctattttcctccatttttttctattgttgtcgcatttgtgattacatttgtcgcatttcgtcacaaatgcgacaataatTGTCGCAtctcgtcacaaatgcgacaacagttaACGCATTTTGTTACAAATGCTACAACTCTTGTTACATTTGAtgaattcgtcacaaatgcgacatcgCAACAGTTtaattgttagatttttttttcttttccatttttTGAGCTTTTCATCTCAATCCTTTTATGCAAGACACTAATTCTCCAAGGTTGAACGAAACATAATCTCTTCCctctataaaccaccgtcttttcGTCGGTTTGGGATGACGAAGAAGACATTGAGAGTCTGAGCAAGAagtgaattgaaataagggtattcttgtccaaagtggatcaaatatgttaatggacCACTTCAAATgggctagattagtaattagcccCTATTTTAATCGCCAAGCAATTCTCTAGACTCTCTAGTGTACAAGGATAAGTAGGAATCATTCGGAAATTAACAAAATCTTTCCAAATCACTTGTAATTTTGTGTAATAGTTTGTGACTAACAGATCTTCTTGAGTTGTTGCCAGAACTTCATCTTGAAGCTCTACAATATGTAAGACATCGACttgagaaaaatgattcttgaaatttttccaTACTTGAGTCATAGTATCAAACTAGATAGAC comes from the Euphorbia lathyris chromosome 5, ddEupLath1.1, whole genome shotgun sequence genome and includes:
- the LOC136230105 gene encoding uncharacterized protein — its product is MKKSLATEVPLTAPENSTTEAESFSLFSSLFVFNPAARSEGLSATSTVEAVKTGHPLAAEAAADVESFSLLNSLDVFDPATRSEGLGVTSKVEEAIVLFGTAAGAGAAESVRFDETPFPEVDADSL